In Castanea sativa cultivar Marrone di Chiusa Pesio chromosome 6, ASM4071231v1, a single window of DNA contains:
- the LOC142639839 gene encoding uncharacterized protein LOC142639839, translating to MLTTQFEEVKMNEDELFDSFYGRLNEIVISKLSLGEKIEEAKAVSKVLKSLPKSFLAKVITIEESKDLDEIKIQELVDSLQTYELGFPSHKSSKSLALKTIYERTDDSSDEDDVEKDMSYQRTC from the coding sequence ATGCTCACTACCCAGTTTGAGGAAGTAAAGATGAACGAAGATGAGTTGTTTGACTCATTCTATGGTAGACTTAATGAGATTGTCATTTCCAAGCTCAGTCTTGGAGAAAAGATTGAGGAGGCCAAAGCTGTAAGTAAAGTCTTAAAGTCCTTACCCAAAAGCTTCCTAGCCAAAGTCATCACCATTGAGGAGAGTAAAGACTTGGATGAGATCAAGATCCAAGAGCTTGTCGATTCTCTTCAAACTTATGAGCTTGGATTTCCCTCTCACAAGTCTAGCAAATCTCTTGCTCTCAAAACTATATATGAGAGAACTGATGATTCCTCGGATGAGGATGATGTTGAGAAAGATATGTCTTATCAAAGaacttgttag